One Microvirga thermotolerans DNA window includes the following coding sequences:
- a CDS encoding UvrD-helicase domain-containing protein, with protein sequence MADADIDLLSVRLGSVTAPAGCGKTQLIASTLARCGDDKPVLVLTHTNAGVAALRSRLDRLGIPAKRYRLSTIDGWSMRLISTFPARSAIDPAVLMLQNPRNDYPAIRNAAHALLESGHVNDVLAATYSRIIVDEYQDCSVPQHCIVGHASTVLPTCVLGDPLQSIFGFKGVPMPDWDEHVRAHFPEIGVLSEPWRWIRAGTEHFGRWLLDVREKLLNRERIDLRNAPAEVTWVHLDGTDDEKLRLAAARTKGLSADDRVLVIGYSTKPAAQQDIARRTPGAQAIEAVDLKDLTQFAGRLNLHHADALDIVATFAQSVMSNVGAADYIRRVDSLRRGTARLAASAAEQAGLNFVATPSYSGVADVLVEIGKTPGVITYRSGMLRACLKALQMCHASGGSLSFHDAAVHVREQSRLLGRALPRRAVGSNLLLKGLEGEVAVILDADELDARHLYVSMTRGSTSLVICSRSQVLNPHVN encoded by the coding sequence ATGGCTGACGCGGACATCGATCTCCTCAGTGTCAGGCTGGGCTCCGTCACCGCCCCGGCTGGGTGCGGGAAGACGCAACTGATTGCGTCGACGCTGGCCCGGTGCGGGGATGACAAGCCGGTCTTGGTGCTCACACACACCAACGCTGGTGTGGCGGCGCTGCGGAGCAGGCTCGACCGTCTTGGCATCCCGGCCAAGCGGTACCGCCTGTCGACCATCGATGGCTGGTCGATGCGCCTGATCTCGACGTTCCCGGCCCGGAGCGCCATCGACCCGGCTGTTCTGATGCTCCAGAACCCCAGGAACGATTATCCCGCGATCCGCAACGCCGCCCATGCGCTGCTCGAAAGCGGCCATGTGAACGATGTGCTCGCGGCCACTTATTCCCGCATCATCGTGGACGAATATCAGGACTGCTCCGTCCCGCAGCATTGCATCGTCGGGCATGCGTCAACGGTGCTGCCGACGTGCGTCTTGGGTGATCCCTTGCAATCGATCTTCGGGTTCAAGGGTGTGCCCATGCCTGATTGGGACGAGCATGTCCGCGCGCACTTCCCCGAGATCGGGGTCCTGTCCGAGCCATGGCGCTGGATCCGCGCGGGCACGGAACACTTTGGGCGCTGGCTGCTCGACGTCAGAGAAAAGCTCCTGAACCGGGAACGGATCGACCTGCGGAACGCGCCGGCGGAGGTGACCTGGGTGCACCTCGACGGGACAGACGATGAAAAGCTGCGTCTGGCGGCCGCCCGAACCAAGGGGTTGTCCGCGGACGACCGGGTCCTGGTGATCGGCTACAGCACCAAGCCCGCCGCTCAGCAGGACATCGCGCGGCGGACGCCCGGAGCCCAGGCCATTGAGGCCGTGGACCTCAAGGATCTCACCCAGTTCGCCGGCAGGCTGAACCTCCATCATGCCGACGCCCTCGACATCGTGGCCACCTTCGCCCAGTCGGTCATGTCGAACGTCGGCGCGGCCGATTACATCCGACGGGTGGACTCCCTGCGCCGGGGAACGGCGCGCCTCGCGGCGAGCGCGGCGGAGCAGGCCGGCTTGAACTTCGTTGCCACCCCCTCATACAGCGGCGTGGCCGACGTGCTGGTGGAGATCGGCAAGACCCCAGGCGTGATCACCTATCGGTCCGGCATGCTGCGGGCGTGCCTCAAAGCCCTTCAAATGTGCCATGCCTCCGGCGGATCGCTTTCGTTCCACGACGCTGCCGTCCATGTCCGCGAGCAGAGCCGGCTCCTGGGTCGTGCGCTTCCCCGGCGCGCGGTTGGCAGCAATCTGCTGCTCAAGGGGCTGGAGGGCGAGGTCGCCGTGATCCTGGACGCGGATGAGCTCGATGCCCGTCACCTCTATGTGTCGATGACCCGGGGATCGACATCCCTTGTCATCTGTTCCCGGAGCCAAGTGCTCAACCCACATGTGAACTAA
- a CDS encoding metallophosphoesterase, translating to MSDLHVDDGRLPPFTLSDHLPDCDAVLIAGGVASDLEEALRWVDRSLRSRCRDHPIIMVPGNEEYWNGRPMAETLARGREFARNTGITLLSDETASLVDRQGRGVHVVGATLWTDWGLNGADRATVARGFARGSWPDCQRIILTQQRSWSPHVAAGAHARSRAYIEDVLGSIVCQEHGIRPSPVSMITGVRPGDRAVVLTHHAPSRRSLPDDWIGWCSTERWLPTAHASDLEPIMRSWGAPALWVHGHVADAADYRVGKTRVVSNPGGTGHTDAPSPGFIVEV from the coding sequence ATGTCCGACCTGCACGTTGATGACGGACGCCTCCCGCCCTTCACGCTGTCGGACCATCTGCCGGACTGCGATGCGGTCCTGATCGCGGGCGGCGTGGCCTCGGATCTGGAGGAGGCGCTGCGGTGGGTCGACCGCTCCTTGCGCAGCCGTTGCCGCGATCACCCCATCATCATGGTCCCGGGCAACGAGGAGTACTGGAACGGGCGCCCGATGGCCGAGACCTTGGCCCGCGGCCGCGAGTTCGCGCGCAACACTGGCATCACGCTGCTCTCGGACGAAACCGCCAGCCTCGTCGACAGGCAGGGACGGGGCGTGCACGTCGTCGGTGCAACGCTGTGGACCGATTGGGGCCTCAATGGCGCCGACCGGGCCACCGTTGCACGTGGCTTTGCGCGCGGCTCGTGGCCAGATTGTCAGCGCATCATCCTGACGCAACAACGGTCTTGGTCACCGCACGTGGCCGCCGGCGCGCACGCGCGGTCACGTGCCTACATCGAAGACGTCCTCGGCAGCATTGTCTGCCAGGAGCACGGCATTCGCCCGTCCCCGGTGTCGATGATCACCGGCGTGCGACCGGGCGACCGGGCCGTCGTGCTGACCCATCACGCCCCATCCCGGCGCTCCCTTCCCGACGACTGGATCGGCTGGTGCTCCACGGAGCGCTGGCTGCCCACAGCCCATGCGTCCGATCTGGAGCCGATCATGCGGAGCTGGGGCGCTCCCGCGCTGTGGGTCCACGGACACGTGGCGGATGCCGCCGACTACAGGGTCGGAAAAACCCGTGTCGTGAGCAATCCCGGTGGCACCGGGCACACCGACGCTCCCAGCCCTGGGTTCATTGTCGAGGTCTGA
- a CDS encoding helix-turn-helix domain-containing protein, translated as MAEKLSLKQGRHQGPDVGATSGGDGTAGATKKWNYTIGIRIFQDNPARPPALEALMVNGFPADEPIPGELCQAARTMLGLSQRQLAEAAGVSKLYINDFENGFRRIAAKSVAKLRAALEAGGARFVKGDGCTGVVTEMDRPEFERQSRSPERRERGAGSDADGAEAEGGDRQQAPRPRGRPRKASLPPAA; from the coding sequence ATGGCGGAAAAACTCTCCCTCAAACAGGGCCGGCACCAAGGGCCGGACGTGGGGGCGACGTCCGGAGGAGATGGAACGGCAGGAGCGACGAAGAAATGGAACTATACCATTGGTATACGAATTTTTCAAGACAATCCTGCCCGGCCGCCTGCGCTCGAAGCGCTGATGGTTAACGGCTTCCCGGCCGACGAGCCTATTCCGGGGGAGCTGTGCCAGGCGGCCAGAACGATGCTCGGGCTTTCGCAGCGGCAGCTCGCGGAGGCGGCGGGCGTCTCGAAACTTTACATCAATGATTTTGAGAACGGCTTCCGCAGGATCGCAGCGAAGTCCGTCGCAAAGCTGCGCGCGGCGCTGGAGGCTGGCGGTGCCCGCTTCGTCAAGGGCGACGGCTGCACTGGCGTCGTCACGGAGATGGATCGGCCGGAGTTCGAGCGGCAGTCCCGCTCGCCGGAAAGACGGGAACGAGGCGCAGGATCGGACGCTGACGGAGCCGAGGCTGAAGGAGGGGATCGGCAGCAGGCGCCGCGTCCGCGGGGAAGGCCGCGCAAGGCGTCCTTGCCACCGGCCGCGTGA
- a CDS encoding 3'-5' exonuclease, translating to MQHDRLICLDIETVPDRDLIPADWPADKFPKPIWHRVVAISFVEARIERDESTDRERYIVECCRSGGRADWDERRILTAFWRHFAQRNMRMVTWNGRAFDVAVLQLRSLIHGITAEAWSQRGNRWNNYAQRFAPDWHCDLMEVLSDYGASARMGLDEAALAMGLPGKIGGHGSEVEAMVERGDIEQVRAYCEGDVLNLYALYVRWAFLTGRIDAAGHNASMESLVGCLEAGRAERPHLGEFLDRWQSSDRPSPMLVAAPAVAATPVTPVPPARGLAALRRRQTRGARTRRQPLGNQAATLFA from the coding sequence ATGCAGCACGACCGCCTGATCTGCCTCGACATTGAAACCGTTCCGGACCGCGATCTCATTCCCGCGGACTGGCCCGCCGACAAGTTTCCGAAACCGATCTGGCACCGCGTCGTTGCGATCTCGTTCGTGGAAGCACGGATCGAGCGCGACGAAAGCACCGACCGTGAGCGCTACATCGTCGAGTGCTGCCGCTCGGGCGGACGCGCCGACTGGGACGAGCGGCGCATCCTCACCGCGTTCTGGCGCCACTTCGCGCAGCGGAACATGCGGATGGTGACCTGGAACGGACGGGCGTTTGACGTCGCCGTCCTGCAGCTGCGCTCCCTGATCCACGGCATCACCGCCGAGGCCTGGAGCCAGCGCGGCAACCGGTGGAACAACTACGCCCAGCGTTTTGCGCCCGACTGGCACTGCGACCTGATGGAGGTGCTCTCCGACTATGGCGCGAGCGCGCGGATGGGCCTGGACGAGGCGGCCCTCGCGATGGGCCTGCCCGGCAAGATCGGCGGTCACGGCTCCGAGGTCGAGGCCATGGTCGAGCGGGGTGACATCGAGCAGGTCAGGGCCTATTGCGAAGGGGACGTGCTGAACCTCTATGCCCTGTACGTTCGCTGGGCATTCCTCACCGGGCGGATCGATGCGGCCGGGCACAACGCCAGCATGGAAAGTCTCGTCGGCTGCCTGGAGGCGGGGAGGGCGGAACGCCCGCACCTGGGCGAGTTTCTCGACCGCTGGCAGTCGTCGGATCGTCCGTCCCCGATGCTTGTTGCCGCTCCGGCCGTTGCCGCAACACCTGTGACGCCTGTCCCACCGGCCCGGGGCCTCGCAGCGCTTCGGCGCCGGCAAACCCGGGGTGCTCGGACCCGGCGGCAACCTCTTGGTAACCAAGCGGCGACGCTGTTCGCCTGA
- a CDS encoding AAA family ATPase — protein sequence MSRIKPALARSIVLRAFPRVLRTALDADGVHGEPAKQLIADARALGAGLGAAVQRCLDAALGTLRLPADIPLAGTCSMLDEVAALTDRPAAREVADALLMLLGPAGERDIAMRLALAVWRDAERLDEVGTALARLSLLLASEGDQEEAPNPFDDLLAQVDDPEMGATFPASAAVRMDAAQQWRQALGAAYNGLKKDVACLGTGLSVMAVGRVPEAYAYETLATVALKAGHLVLGPVERLAVAEERRRVAERKAALARRREQEKSTQTPASQPDVAPADAPPPEGHVIVCRSAGETGSSRGREAWRGYEHVIGAALPLVATPDLPAVRRTLLREFPQAEAVIDQTLRWLVGRPYLHLGHLLVEGAPGSGKSRFVRRLGEALGMGVFRVDGSNDGGGSFGGTERRWYSTEPCRPFMAIARFQQANPLLLVDEVDKAPTRSDYGRLWDSMLQAMEPETAAHFPDPCLQADLDLSWVSMICTANEVWRLPGPLLDRFRAVLSFPEPGPEHLDALLPALVEDIARERGLDARYFPPLDGIERDALRTRWQGGSVRRLRRMVDAVLRVREHAGLARPQ from the coding sequence ATGTCACGTATCAAGCCCGCGCTGGCACGATCCATCGTGCTTCGGGCGTTTCCCCGGGTCCTCCGGACGGCTCTCGACGCCGACGGCGTCCACGGCGAGCCCGCGAAGCAGCTCATTGCCGATGCCCGCGCGCTCGGCGCCGGTCTTGGCGCGGCGGTCCAGCGCTGCCTCGACGCCGCCCTTGGAACGCTCCGCCTGCCAGCGGACATCCCGCTGGCTGGCACCTGCTCCATGCTCGATGAGGTTGCCGCCCTCACCGACCGGCCCGCGGCGCGGGAGGTGGCAGACGCCTTGCTCATGCTCCTCGGCCCCGCGGGTGAACGGGACATCGCCATGCGCCTCGCCTTGGCGGTCTGGCGCGACGCGGAGCGGCTCGACGAGGTCGGAACGGCCCTTGCGCGGCTGAGCCTCCTCCTGGCATCCGAGGGAGACCAGGAGGAGGCGCCGAACCCGTTCGATGACCTTCTTGCCCAGGTCGACGATCCTGAGATGGGCGCCACCTTCCCGGCGAGTGCGGCCGTCCGGATGGATGCTGCCCAGCAATGGCGCCAAGCGCTCGGCGCGGCCTACAACGGGCTCAAGAAGGACGTCGCCTGCTTGGGCACAGGGTTGTCAGTCATGGCTGTCGGACGCGTGCCGGAGGCCTATGCCTACGAAACACTGGCGACCGTGGCCCTCAAGGCCGGCCATCTCGTTCTCGGCCCGGTCGAGCGCCTGGCGGTGGCGGAGGAACGCCGCCGCGTCGCGGAGCGCAAGGCGGCCCTCGCCCGACGCAGAGAGCAGGAAAAGAGCACGCAAACGCCGGCGTCCCAGCCGGACGTGGCACCGGCCGACGCTCCGCCTCCAGAGGGCCATGTGATCGTCTGCCGGTCCGCGGGCGAAACAGGAAGCAGCCGGGGCAGGGAGGCTTGGCGCGGCTACGAGCACGTCATCGGCGCTGCGTTGCCCCTGGTCGCCACCCCCGACCTGCCGGCGGTCCGCCGGACCCTGCTCCGTGAGTTCCCGCAGGCCGAGGCCGTCATCGACCAAACATTGCGGTGGCTTGTCGGTCGCCCTTATCTGCATCTCGGACACCTTCTGGTCGAAGGTGCGCCGGGGTCGGGGAAAAGCCGTTTCGTGAGGCGTCTCGGCGAGGCCTTGGGCATGGGTGTCTTCCGCGTGGATGGATCCAACGACGGAGGCGGCTCGTTCGGCGGCACCGAACGGCGGTGGTATTCGACCGAGCCGTGCCGCCCCTTCATGGCCATCGCCCGGTTCCAGCAAGCGAATCCGCTGCTGCTTGTGGACGAGGTCGACAAGGCGCCGACCCGCTCGGATTACGGCCGGCTGTGGGATTCCATGCTGCAGGCGATGGAGCCGGAGACGGCGGCCCACTTTCCCGACCCTTGCCTGCAGGCGGACCTCGACTTGTCTTGGGTGTCCATGATCTGCACCGCGAACGAAGTCTGGCGTCTCCCTGGTCCTCTGCTCGACCGCTTCCGCGCCGTCCTGTCCTTTCCCGAGCCAGGTCCCGAGCACCTGGACGCCCTTCTGCCCGCCCTGGTCGAGGACATCGCCCGCGAGCGGGGACTGGATGCGCGCTACTTTCCGCCGTTGGACGGCATCGAACGGGATGCCCTCCGCACGCGCTGGCAGGGTGGCTCCGTTCGCAGGCTTCGGCGAATGGTCGACGCGGTCCTGCGGGTCCGCGAACACGCCGGCCTTGCAAGGCCGCAGTGA
- a CDS encoding ATP-dependent nuclease, producing the protein MARVRVVEIRNFRSIKELSWVPSAGINCLVGPGDSGKSTILDALDLCLGARRNATFTDADFHNLNVDEPITILVTVGELEDTQKNFESYGLYLRGFNKDTSEVEDEPAAGLETVLTIKLEVQSDLEPSWCLVSDRATAQGQSRLLPWADRVKLAPTRIGAVAHHNLGWQRGSVLNRVSTERADASSALAKAARDARAAFGQEAETQLGSTLGIVANTARELGIPVGPSVKAMLDAHSVSFVGGTISLHDDGGVPLRGLGIGSTRLLIAGLQRKAAERSTIILVDELEHGLEPHRIIRFVNSLGSKEREPPLQVFATSHSPVALSELSVDQLNVVRRSAVRHQILRSSAEDDIQGTVRSYPGAFLATSIYVCEGASEVGLLRGLDQHLVAARGQTSLFASGAFLVDIGGAQKIYRGAEAFRKLGYRVAVLRDDDIQPTPEAEQAFTAAGGQLFVWRGGRTTEDELFLSLSDAGVRKLVALAVDLHGDDTVDSHIRSADRRFALASVAGVISTDLRITLGKAAKGKKSAWFKSVTDMETVGREIVAPDLPQADATFVQTIASLIGWASHG; encoded by the coding sequence ATGGCACGGGTACGAGTCGTCGAGATCCGCAATTTCCGATCCATCAAAGAACTCAGCTGGGTGCCTTCGGCGGGCATCAATTGCCTCGTCGGCCCCGGCGACAGCGGCAAGTCGACGATCCTTGATGCGCTGGACTTGTGCTTAGGCGCCCGGCGCAACGCCACCTTCACCGACGCCGACTTTCACAACCTGAACGTCGACGAACCCATCACCATCCTGGTCACCGTCGGCGAACTCGAAGACACGCAGAAGAATTTCGAGAGCTACGGGCTGTACCTCCGAGGGTTCAACAAGGACACAAGTGAGGTCGAGGATGAGCCTGCCGCCGGCCTAGAGACTGTGCTTACGATCAAGCTTGAGGTCCAAAGCGATCTGGAGCCGTCCTGGTGCCTTGTGTCGGACCGCGCCACCGCCCAAGGGCAATCACGCCTTCTGCCGTGGGCTGATCGCGTCAAGTTGGCACCAACGAGGATCGGAGCTGTCGCGCATCATAACCTGGGATGGCAGCGGGGCTCCGTTCTCAACCGTGTCTCGACCGAGCGCGCGGACGCGTCGTCGGCCTTGGCCAAGGCCGCACGGGATGCCCGCGCGGCCTTTGGCCAGGAAGCGGAAACACAACTTGGCTCCACGCTGGGGATCGTGGCCAATACAGCAAGAGAGCTCGGCATTCCGGTAGGGCCGTCCGTGAAGGCCATGCTTGACGCGCATTCCGTTTCATTTGTCGGCGGCACGATTTCGCTGCACGACGACGGTGGCGTACCGCTCCGTGGCCTTGGCATCGGCTCGACGCGCCTGCTCATCGCGGGGCTGCAGCGCAAGGCAGCCGAACGGTCAACGATCATCCTCGTGGACGAGCTTGAACACGGACTTGAGCCGCATCGGATCATCCGGTTCGTCAATTCCCTGGGCTCGAAGGAGCGCGAGCCGCCCCTGCAGGTCTTCGCGACGAGCCACTCGCCCGTCGCCTTGAGCGAACTCTCGGTGGATCAGCTCAATGTCGTCCGCCGGTCGGCCGTGCGACACCAAATCCTGCGGTCCAGCGCGGAGGACGACATTCAGGGGACGGTCCGATCCTATCCGGGAGCGTTCCTCGCGACCTCCATCTATGTTTGCGAGGGGGCAAGCGAAGTGGGGTTGCTGCGGGGCCTCGACCAGCACCTGGTGGCGGCGCGGGGCCAAACGTCCCTCTTTGCGTCGGGCGCGTTCCTCGTGGACATCGGCGGAGCCCAAAAGATCTACCGTGGGGCGGAGGCCTTCCGCAAGTTGGGCTACCGCGTCGCGGTCCTTCGGGACGACGATATCCAACCCACGCCGGAAGCCGAGCAAGCGTTCACGGCCGCAGGCGGGCAGCTCTTTGTGTGGCGGGGCGGCCGCACGACGGAGGACGAGCTCTTCCTCAGCCTCTCCGATGCGGGGGTGCGGAAGCTGGTGGCGTTGGCTGTCGACCTGCACGGGGATGATACGGTCGACAGCCATATCCGTTCCGCGGACAGGCGCTTCGCTCTGGCGTCGGTCGCAGGAGTGATCAGCACCGACCTGAGGATCACCCTCGGCAAAGCCGCGAAGGGCAAGAAATCGGCTTGGTTCAAATCCGTCACCGATATGGAGACGGTCGGGCGGGAGATCGTGGCGCCCGACCTGCCGCAGGCCGACGCAACCTTCGTCCAGACAATCGCATCACTGATCGGATGGGCTTCCCATGGCTGA
- a CDS encoding TnsA endonuclease N-terminal domain-containing protein, which translates to MRMTPAQSILAARAANREQTSLTLPAFPKPAAATAGSDHAGDLAAYFRARLASPVPEPLTPDDPEPVARDWPAAAGPAEPLPGVRITHRHPALAFGLEAVPEMAIGRSPRSSQRGRRSRFHSLKTRRTLRAASSSEHDNFLHHELDPSVLMFVEQPIRLQYLDRSGAVRFHRPDCLVVRSDWVFEEVKPEEDAAREENEARWPEIGAALNSLGYSFRVVTERHLHRKPRWPNLTLIWRHRLAPVPQTDLRDGLAAALRDAGCLTIAELLTRFPALEGKHVYALCRRGFLAVDLDGPPLGPATPVRLGRGLMTWLGSVDGEE; encoded by the coding sequence ATGCGCATGACGCCCGCCCAATCCATTCTTGCGGCCCGCGCCGCCAACCGCGAGCAGACCTCGTTGACGCTGCCCGCATTCCCGAAGCCTGCCGCCGCGACGGCAGGCTCGGACCACGCCGGAGACCTGGCGGCATACTTCCGCGCCAGGCTCGCCAGTCCGGTTCCCGAGCCGCTGACGCCCGATGACCCCGAACCGGTCGCGCGGGACTGGCCCGCCGCCGCAGGACCGGCCGAGCCGCTCCCGGGCGTCCGGATCACCCACCGTCATCCTGCCCTCGCCTTCGGCCTCGAAGCCGTCCCGGAGATGGCCATCGGGCGCTCGCCCCGCAGCTCCCAGCGCGGCCGCCGGAGCCGGTTCCACAGCCTCAAGACGCGGCGCACGCTGCGGGCGGCATCCAGCTCGGAGCATGACAATTTCCTGCACCACGAGCTTGATCCCTCGGTCCTGATGTTCGTCGAGCAGCCCATCCGTCTCCAGTACCTCGACCGGAGCGGCGCGGTGCGGTTCCACCGGCCGGACTGCCTCGTCGTGCGGTCCGACTGGGTGTTCGAGGAGGTCAAGCCGGAGGAGGACGCCGCGCGCGAGGAGAACGAGGCCCGCTGGCCCGAGATCGGCGCAGCGCTGAACAGCCTTGGCTACTCCTTCAGGGTCGTCACCGAGCGCCACCTGCACCGCAAGCCGCGCTGGCCCAACCTCACCCTGATCTGGCGGCACCGCCTCGCGCCGGTGCCGCAGACGGACCTGCGCGATGGGCTCGCCGCTGCCCTGCGCGACGCTGGCTGCCTGACCATCGCGGAGCTCCTCACGCGTTTCCCAGCGCTGGAGGGCAAGCACGTCTACGCGCTCTGCCGCCGCGGTTTTCTGGCCGTCGACCTCGATGGCCCTCCGCTCGGTCCCGCCACCCCGGTGCGCCTGGGGCGCGGTCTGATGACTTGGCTCGGTTCGGTCGACGGGGAGGAATGA
- a CDS encoding metallophosphoesterase encodes MRLWILSDLHRDVGPAWAPATIPQADVAVIAGDIGEGLVDSIAWAGETIRPHMPVLMVAGNHEFYRSELPAELARGRAAAAERGIHLLENDSVVIGRVGITGCTLWTDYALDGAVLRPLAMESARRGMNDHRRIAWATKPQWRRFRPEEAAALHAASRAYLREVLLGDLRVADDLVSRVVITHHAPSRRSVTPQFAKSALNPAYASDLEPLIEAAAPTLWVHGHMHASVDYRIGGTRVVCNPKGYGTENNKFDPALVVEVAS; translated from the coding sequence TTGCGACTTTGGATCTTGTCCGACCTTCACCGGGACGTCGGGCCCGCATGGGCTCCTGCCACCATCCCGCAGGCTGACGTGGCCGTGATCGCCGGCGACATCGGCGAAGGACTCGTGGACAGCATCGCCTGGGCGGGCGAGACGATACGGCCGCACATGCCCGTGCTGATGGTGGCGGGCAACCATGAGTTCTACCGCAGCGAACTGCCGGCGGAGCTGGCCCGAGGCCGGGCCGCGGCGGCCGAGCGCGGCATCCACCTCCTGGAGAACGACAGCGTCGTGATCGGGCGGGTGGGCATCACGGGTTGCACCCTGTGGACGGACTATGCCCTCGACGGTGCCGTCCTGCGGCCGCTGGCGATGGAGTCCGCGCGCCGTGGCATGAACGACCACCGACGGATCGCCTGGGCGACCAAGCCCCAGTGGCGACGCTTCCGACCGGAGGAGGCCGCCGCCCTTCATGCGGCCTCGCGGGCCTATCTCAGGGAGGTCCTGCTTGGCGACCTTCGCGTGGCGGACGACCTCGTGTCGCGTGTGGTGATCACGCACCATGCTCCGAGCCGGCGGTCGGTGACGCCACAGTTCGCCAAGAGCGCCCTGAACCCGGCATACGCATCCGATCTGGAGCCGCTCATCGAGGCGGCGGCGCCGACCCTATGGGTCCATGGCCACATGCATGCGAGCGTCGACTACCGGATCGGCGGCACGCGGGTCGTGTGCAATCCAAAGGGATACGGAACCGAAAACAACAAATTCGACCCGGCGCTCGTCGTGGAGGTCGCCTCATAG
- a CDS encoding Mu transposase C-terminal domain-containing protein → MADIDLPRPGDAPAPRLTARSAAPDSSAVKAARERLAGALAHASGHPVPAVAQPAGQPGSSLPHRSTLERWVRRLRAGEEAQNIELGARTRSRARRRFPPVVETILTEAVLSYRAAPRRTTIDQVWRQVHLQVCAASRNSRRELTVPSRETVRRYLKRGLQCAGDPSSEEPKTRLVRISGHGQLCLMPAEQGRPVLSDEPPADPAATAKAWLLIRRLTATGIHVGGRRYQDPGLAAFRAAGADTILVRVDPSDPSCIAVQESSGRWMRIAACQGRRDRANRPKG, encoded by the coding sequence GTGGCAGACATCGATTTGCCCCGGCCCGGGGACGCTCCGGCGCCCCGGCTGACCGCCCGGAGCGCCGCGCCGGACTCCTCAGCGGTAAAGGCCGCCCGCGAGCGGCTGGCCGGGGCCCTGGCCCATGCGTCCGGACACCCCGTTCCGGCCGTCGCGCAGCCCGCGGGCCAGCCCGGATCGTCCCTGCCCCACCGGTCGACGCTGGAACGGTGGGTCCGCCGCCTTCGCGCGGGCGAAGAAGCTCAGAACATCGAACTGGGCGCCCGGACGAGGAGCCGCGCCCGGCGGCGTTTCCCGCCCGTGGTCGAGACCATTCTCACGGAGGCCGTGCTCTCCTACCGGGCAGCCCCTCGGAGGACCACCATCGACCAGGTCTGGCGGCAGGTCCACCTCCAGGTCTGCGCCGCCTCGCGCAACTCGCGAAGGGAGCTGACGGTGCCGAGCCGGGAAACCGTGCGGCGCTACCTGAAGCGTGGACTCCAGTGCGCGGGCGATCCTTCGTCTGAGGAGCCCAAGACCCGACTGGTGCGCATTTCCGGCCACGGCCAGCTGTGCCTCATGCCCGCTGAACAAGGTCGGCCGGTGTTGTCGGACGAGCCTCCGGCGGATCCGGCGGCGACGGCAAAGGCGTGGCTTTTGATCCGACGGCTCACGGCCACCGGAATCCATGTCGGCGGGCGCCGGTACCAGGACCCGGGCTTGGCGGCGTTTCGGGCGGCAGGCGCCGATACGATCCTTGTGCGGGTCGACCCGTCCGATCCGTCCTGCATCGCGGTGCAGGAGTCATCGGGGCGGTGGATGCGGATCGCGGCGTGCCAAGGGCGCCGCGACAGGGCCAACCGGCCCAAAGGGTGA